Proteins encoded together in one Planctomyces sp. SH-PL14 window:
- the mutL gene encoding DNA mismatch repair endonuclease MutL, which yields MTASTDPDLPATEVSSTADAGSRIQKLSVSVVNKIAAGEVIERPASVVKELVENSIDALATRIEVDIGQGGAELIRILDNGEGIHPDDLLLAVTPHATSKIREADDLFHVRSMGFRGEALASIAEVSQFRIRSRRAEHPIGHELQVDAGILKEPIPSGGPVGTTIEVKQLFVSTPVRRKFLKSPSTEFAHIAEQFTRLALANPNLHMVLRHNDRTIYELPATDQLRERLELFYGSELAKHLIPIEGERDGNRLWGFVAHPSQTKPTRKGQYLFLNGRWIQDRTLQQALTESYRGLVMVGRYPIAFLFLEMSPENVDVNVHPTKSEVRFLDSQPLFRLVLATIRTKFLSMNLDSNLDARGMQSGGGVKTGSGFVLSSLGGPSETSRAEGDGEWEQRPTMQQELASWIDRQLSPAPPAPSLFDRPASSDGDAERTAFPARAVEGHERDSGDTAPRSSSWSADAAPAPFRPYPDFGAPRPAVSAPDDRFADSGPPAERFSPTEVEPRPSSIVYAPTAHDVSAPTSAGAEVRAMQVHDCYLIVETTEGIQLIDQHALHERIMYERLRERVLAKSVEVQRLLIPVTIELSPREVGLLIDQTDVLAELGLQVQSFSGNTVALTGYPTMLAKADPAEILRHVVDELEASGQKVTRRDLLDSILHMMSCKAAIKAGQRLKPEEIESLLAQRHLVDDAHHCPHGRPTALMLSRVELDRQFGRLGS from the coding sequence ATGACCGCTTCGACCGACCCTGACCTCCCGGCGACCGAAGTCTCTTCCACCGCCGACGCCGGATCGCGGATCCAGAAGCTCTCGGTCAGCGTCGTCAACAAGATCGCCGCCGGGGAAGTCATCGAGCGCCCGGCGAGCGTCGTGAAGGAGCTCGTCGAGAACTCGATCGACGCCCTCGCGACCCGGATCGAAGTCGACATCGGCCAGGGGGGCGCGGAGCTGATCCGGATCCTCGACAACGGCGAGGGGATCCATCCAGACGATCTCCTGCTGGCGGTGACGCCGCACGCCACGAGCAAGATCCGCGAGGCGGACGACCTGTTCCACGTCCGCTCGATGGGGTTCCGCGGCGAAGCCCTGGCGTCGATCGCCGAAGTCTCGCAGTTCCGCATCCGCTCGCGGCGGGCCGAGCATCCGATCGGCCATGAGCTGCAGGTCGACGCCGGCATCCTCAAAGAGCCGATCCCGAGCGGCGGCCCGGTCGGAACGACCATCGAGGTCAAGCAGCTCTTCGTCAGCACGCCGGTCCGCCGGAAGTTCCTCAAGTCGCCGTCGACCGAGTTCGCCCATATCGCCGAACAGTTCACGCGGCTGGCCTTGGCGAATCCGAACCTCCACATGGTCCTGCGGCACAACGACCGCACGATCTATGAGCTCCCGGCGACAGACCAGCTCCGCGAGCGGCTGGAGCTATTCTACGGCTCCGAACTGGCGAAGCACCTGATCCCGATCGAAGGGGAGCGGGACGGCAACCGACTGTGGGGCTTCGTGGCCCATCCGAGCCAGACGAAGCCGACCCGCAAGGGGCAGTACCTGTTCCTCAACGGCCGCTGGATTCAGGACCGGACGCTCCAGCAGGCACTGACCGAATCGTACCGCGGGCTGGTCATGGTGGGGCGATATCCGATCGCCTTCCTGTTCCTCGAGATGTCGCCGGAGAACGTCGACGTCAACGTCCATCCCACGAAGTCAGAAGTCCGGTTCCTCGACAGTCAGCCGCTGTTCCGGCTCGTGCTGGCGACGATCCGGACGAAGTTCCTGTCGATGAATCTCGACTCGAACCTCGACGCCCGCGGGATGCAGTCCGGCGGCGGGGTGAAGACCGGCAGCGGATTCGTCTTGTCGAGCCTGGGGGGACCAAGCGAGACGAGTCGCGCCGAGGGCGACGGCGAGTGGGAGCAGCGGCCGACAATGCAGCAGGAGCTCGCCTCCTGGATCGACCGTCAGCTCTCCCCCGCCCCGCCGGCGCCGAGTCTCTTCGACCGCCCGGCCAGCAGCGACGGCGACGCTGAACGCACCGCGTTCCCCGCCCGGGCCGTCGAGGGCCATGAACGGGATTCGGGAGACACCGCCCCGCGGTCCTCCTCATGGAGTGCCGATGCCGCCCCCGCGCCGTTCCGGCCCTATCCCGACTTCGGCGCCCCGCGACCGGCGGTGTCCGCTCCAGACGACCGCTTCGCCGATTCAGGTCCTCCCGCCGAGCGTTTCTCTCCGACGGAGGTCGAGCCGCGTCCCTCGTCCATCGTCTACGCCCCGACCGCACACGATGTGTCCGCGCCAACGTCGGCCGGTGCCGAAGTCCGGGCGATGCAGGTCCATGACTGCTACCTCATTGTCGAGACGACGGAGGGGATCCAGCTCATCGACCAGCACGCGCTCCACGAGCGGATCATGTACGAGCGGCTGCGGGAGCGGGTCCTGGCGAAGTCGGTCGAGGTCCAGCGACTCCTGATCCCGGTGACGATCGAACTGTCGCCGCGGGAAGTCGGCCTGCTGATCGACCAGACCGATGTCTTGGCCGAGCTCGGGCTGCAGGTGCAGTCGTTCAGCGGCAACACCGTTGCGCTGACGGGCTATCCGACGATGCTGGCCAAGGCGGACCCGGCGGAGATCCTGCGGCACGTCGTCGACGAGCTGGAGGCGTCCGGTCAGAAGGTGACGCGGCGGGATCTCCTCGATTCGATCCTGCACATGATGTCGTGCAAGGCGGCGATCAAGGCGGGTCAGCGGCTGAAGCCGGAGGAGATCGAGTCGCTGCTG
- a CDS encoding NIPSNAP family protein, with product MLRLLSVAALVAVFAGSIVAGSAASAAEPSTSVYEMRTYYAPEGKLDALHARFRDHTLKLFEKHGIQNVGYWVPIENPDRKLIYFLVYPSREAREASWKAFQADPEWQKAKAESERDGKLVAKAESLFLNLTDYSVPVELKKDSPRVFELRTYTASEGNLDALHARFRDHTCKLFEKHGATNIAYWSPMADQPGAKDTLIYIISHKSRDAAKESFAAFGKDPEWTAARKASEEKAGGSLTVPMGVKSLFMNATDYSPIQ from the coding sequence ATGTTGCGACTGCTGTCTGTGGCGGCCCTGGTGGCCGTGTTCGCCGGATCGATCGTGGCGGGTTCCGCGGCCTCGGCGGCCGAGCCCTCGACCAGCGTCTATGAGATGCGGACCTACTACGCCCCCGAGGGGAAGCTGGATGCGCTCCATGCCCGGTTCCGCGATCACACCCTCAAGCTGTTCGAGAAACACGGGATTCAGAACGTCGGTTACTGGGTGCCGATCGAGAACCCGGACCGCAAGCTGATTTACTTCCTGGTCTATCCGAGCCGCGAGGCCCGCGAGGCGTCGTGGAAGGCGTTCCAGGCCGATCCGGAATGGCAGAAGGCGAAGGCCGAGAGCGAGCGGGACGGGAAGCTGGTCGCCAAGGCGGAGTCGCTGTTCCTGAACCTGACCGATTACTCCGTCCCGGTGGAGCTCAAGAAGGACTCGCCGCGGGTCTTCGAGCTGCGGACCTACACCGCTTCGGAAGGGAACCTCGACGCGCTCCACGCCCGGTTCCGGGACCACACCTGCAAGCTGTTTGAGAAGCACGGGGCGACGAACATCGCCTACTGGTCTCCGATGGCCGATCAGCCCGGCGCCAAAGACACGCTGATCTACATCATCTCCCACAAGTCCCGCGACGCGGCGAAGGAGTCTTTCGCCGCCTTCGGCAAGGACCCCGAGTGGACGGCGGCGCGCAAGGCTTCGGAAGAGAAGGCCGGCGGCTCGCTGACCGTGCCGATGGGAGTGAAGTCGCTGTTCATGAACGCGACCGACTACTCGCCGATCCAGTAG
- a CDS encoding PIG-L deacetylase family protein gives MTWFRWLSGLAFLMFASAPVVSTAADEPLRIIVFGAHPDDAEFKTGGTAIKWARQGHQVKLVSVTNGDIGHWRMAGGPLAIRRAGECEAAAKVMGTTSQVLDIHDGELEPTLENRKTITRLIREWKADIVIAHRPWDYHPDHRYVGVLVQDAAFMVTVPFICPEVPPLKKNPVFLYSSDGFKKPYPFQADVAVALDDVFEKKLDAVHELESQVYEGGASGSEEYVRNVPPAADLPARRAWLKQRWERRHGDEANKFRDVLVEWYGEEKGKGIRFAETFEICEYGRQPTKEELRTLFPF, from the coding sequence ATGACCTGGTTTCGATGGCTCTCCGGTCTCGCGTTTCTGATGTTCGCGTCGGCTCCTGTCGTCTCGACCGCCGCCGACGAGCCGCTGCGGATCATCGTCTTCGGGGCCCATCCTGATGACGCGGAGTTCAAGACCGGCGGGACGGCGATCAAGTGGGCCCGGCAGGGGCATCAGGTGAAGCTGGTCTCCGTGACGAATGGGGACATCGGGCACTGGCGGATGGCGGGGGGGCCGTTGGCGATCCGCCGGGCTGGCGAGTGCGAAGCGGCGGCGAAGGTGATGGGGACCACCTCGCAGGTTCTCGACATCCACGACGGCGAGCTGGAGCCGACGCTGGAGAATCGCAAGACGATCACCCGTCTGATCCGCGAGTGGAAGGCGGACATCGTCATCGCCCATCGGCCGTGGGACTACCACCCGGACCACCGCTACGTCGGGGTCCTTGTGCAGGACGCCGCCTTTATGGTGACGGTGCCGTTTATCTGTCCTGAGGTTCCGCCGCTTAAGAAGAACCCGGTGTTTCTCTATTCGAGCGATGGGTTCAAGAAGCCGTACCCGTTCCAGGCGGACGTGGCGGTCGCGCTCGATGATGTGTTCGAGAAGAAGCTCGATGCCGTTCACGAGCTGGAGTCGCAGGTCTACGAAGGGGGGGCGTCGGGGAGCGAGGAGTACGTCCGCAATGTCCCGCCGGCGGCGGATTTGCCGGCTCGGAGGGCGTGGCTCAAGCAGCGGTGGGAGCGCCGGCACGGGGATGAGGCGAACAAGTTCCGCGACGTTCTTGTGGAGTGGTATGGCGAAGAGAAGGGGAAGGGGATCCGGTTCGCCGAGACTTTTGAGATCTGCGAGTACGGCCGTCAGCCGACGAAGGAAGAGTTGCGGACGCTGTTTCCGTTTTGA
- a CDS encoding putative quinol monooxygenase → MLTLNVLLTVKNEADIPKVSDLLKLQCQLSKKEPGCVRFNVYHSKNQPNLFILNEHWESQEALDEHRKAHAYQTVYAPQVIPLVDRTPHPCDLVE, encoded by the coding sequence ATGCTCACGCTCAACGTCCTGCTCACCGTCAAGAACGAAGCCGACATCCCCAAGGTCAGCGACCTGCTGAAGCTGCAGTGCCAGCTCTCGAAGAAGGAACCGGGCTGCGTGCGGTTCAACGTCTACCACTCGAAGAACCAGCCGAACCTGTTCATCCTCAACGAGCACTGGGAGTCGCAGGAAGCCCTCGACGAACACCGCAAGGCCCACGCCTACCAGACGGTCTACGCCCCGCAGGTCATTCCGCTCGTTGACCGCACGCCGCATCCGTGTGATCTGGTGGAGTAG